Proteins from one Portunus trituberculatus isolate SZX2019 chromosome 38, ASM1759143v1, whole genome shotgun sequence genomic window:
- the LOC123514566 gene encoding uncharacterized protein LOC123514566 produces MKDVLALAKLLMACAVMASLGVFPSATHVQLWYPVQVSEVTLQAESSRILPAATTLICTMRATHDPRVNLVCPYEVCAHHSLTIWAPHEDSAEGPTVSCFTRFSWEANEGNSDQQACQGCSSDETTVTSTGISTTTPTTTTTVEWSDIYYEESRWNWMTARSNCRNRGGDLLVTDDIHGLWQYIDQNFGGDGQAWRVLPLVPEVAE; encoded by the exons ATGAAGGACGTCTTGGCTTTAGCGAAGTTACTGATGGCCTGCGCAGTGATGGCGTCGCTTGGTGTCTTTCCCTCCGCCACTCACGTCCAGCTGTGGTACCCTGTGCAGGTGTCAGAAGTCACGCTGCAGGCCGAGTCATCTCGTATTTTGCCAGCTGCAACCACACTAATCTGCACCATGAGAGCCACCCACGACCCTCGCGTGAACCTCGTGTGTCCGTACGAAGTCTGTGCCCACCACAGCCTCACCATCTGGGCACCACACGAAGACTCAGCTGAGGGGCCCACCGTCTCCTGCTTCACTAGATTTT CATGGGAAGCGAATGAAGGGAACAGTGATCAACAGGCATGCCAAGGCTGTTCAAGTGATGAAACCACCGTCACCTCGACCGGCATTTCCACCACGACtcccacgaccaccacgacggTGGAGTGGAGCGATATCTACTATGAAGAGTCGAGATGGAACTGGATGACTGCCCGGAGTAACTGTAGGAACAGAGGCGGAGACCTGCTAGTGACTGATGACATCCATGGGCTATGGCAGTACATAGACCAGAATTTTGGAGGGGATG